A segment of the Denticeps clupeoides chromosome 2, fDenClu1.1, whole genome shotgun sequence genome:
TGGCCAAAAAATTACATCAAAAGGAGACTTGAGTAATTCAGGTGAGATCTTTGAGatttcaattttaattttttttttccatacctTAAGTAAAcctgttaataaaataattaaaggcAAACAGTTAATTAATCTTCAGAAGAAGAACGCGTCTTACAATATCTTGCAATTACAGAAGCAGGTATTGGCTGAATAAGTCAACTgtataaatcattgtttttcatATTCCTCAAcctatcaataaaaaacatgctTCCAACCAATCAATCGTGCTTTTGGTAAATTCCACCAGGTTAATGAACAACTACTAGATCTGGAGTCTTACACCTCAGTTAAACTGAGTTTAGAGggggtggtgttttttttttttttttttaaggacatgTCCTAAACCCACTTCAGGGAAGCTGGAGTCAATCCCAGCAATCACTAGTAATCACAGAAAATGCTGGCGGACGAACGGAAGATGATGTCAGGCAGGCTGAACTCATAGCAGAAGACAGATCTTTGCGAATCTGTCAGGCCGGTTTAGCGCAAAAAGACCTTTCTGCGCTTCAAGAATTTGAAACGTTGCCACACGCCTGGCTTCTTCATCTAATTCATTCAGGGAACAAAGCGGATGGAGAGATTCACAGCACGGCCCTCCAGAATTTAAGGCCATCGAATGTTATTTCTTAGCACCAGACTGCAGATCATGGTGGGTTAAGGGAGGCTGTTTAATGTAGTTGAAATTAAATCCTTATCAATGTTAAATTCAGACTGCAAAATGGACACTGgcagtataaaaatcacaccaaaaaaattatcacTACTTTTAAGTAGAACCTTTTTTGAAGGGGGGCAAAAAGGTTCGGCACGGGGAAAGTCATCAGTGAAAGTGGGAGCAGACAGAAATAATTGCTGTATTATTTCCATATTGTTTATTTGAATAATGTACTTTTTATATTACACTTTTAAGATTCaatattggtttattgtcagtacaacagtatatacagtataccgtatattgaaataaagtttcacacagaccccccatagtgcaataataaaagaaagaaaaaaatatatgtatatacacactaaactaaactatacaaaaaactaaaacttaaaaaatGTGCAGTATCTCTATGAGATAAAGGTAAAGTAAACTTTTGTAAATAGTCTtcatgctatttattttttctgctcTCGTCTGTCGACTTTGTCATGCCATTTCGGGGTGAGAACGATGAGGCGCGAACGCTCGATATCTGAAAAGGTGGTTTTAATAAACGAAAAGACATGGAAATAACATTAATGCAGAACTCGGGGTGAGGGAGAATGTAACAAATATCAgggtaacacacatgcatgtgttaGGCAGCACCTGGCCAGTCCTGGACTGCCTAGACATCACACACTTTCAGCTGTGACAATGAAAATGATCCACTAATAAAGCATCATCTTATATTACATTATCTCATCTTATCATTATTTTCACTCTCTTTCCCTCTGCactatattataattatttattggtAAATTTTATGCAAATTCTATGCTCAGCTGTACTGGGCCGAAGGAGAACGTTAACCCATGCGGCCTCTCCACCGGCTTCCACGGGCGTCAGGCAGGAGCTGCGCGCTTGTCCTGAAGATGAGGCGAGGAGACAGATGTTTACTTTAAAATTGCGTACCTGCTCCGCTGCCCTCGGCAGAGGCCCAAAGGACCGAACTTCGCAGTGTCCTCCCTTCAGACCTGCGAGAATAACATCAGATGAAAACGTCCCCGGCCCCTGCGACCGGGACACGTTTCTCGTCAAGGCGAGGTCGCCGTCAGCTCGGGGTTCTAGATGTTCTGACCTCCGGGCGACTGCAGATGGGAGGACATTGCTCTGCGGCCGCTGTCACGCTGACCGCGGCGCCAGTCAAGGGCAGGACGGCTGCGCTTTAGTCATCCACCCTTGGCGAGCAAACCCCGTttcaccaccccccaccccctgctaGGTTCCCTAGAGCAGATGAACAAGGCTGGGTTCCCGACCCCCAGCCAGAAGAAGGTCCTCTTGGCTAAAGAGCGTCCAGAATTCCAGGAAGGGGGCGGGAAAAAAACGTGactgacaaaaagaaaacagaaaatgcacGAAAATGACAAGAAAAAAGAACACGAGGGCagaatgttctttttaaaaaaagcattgtGACCTTATGCTCAGCTTATTAATTCTTATTCTTCAAGCTCCCACAAGGTTGCCCGAAGGGACGGCCGTCCTCCGAGAGCTAATTTCTAATAACACTCTAATTACACATCCTATACTCCCAGCCTCGGCGGGGCTTAACAACGTCTTACATGCTTCATGCCGCGTCCCTTATGGTGGACTGTCAGCTGATCTGACAGGTCACACTCAGTGGGCCTTTAATGAAGGGGGACACCTGCTGGCCAAAAGGGTCGGCACGGGGAAAGTCGTCAATGTATTTTTAGGAAGCGGGAGCGGACAGAATGAGGGTCATTTCTTTTTTCGGCGTGGGTGGGGGGCAGAATGCAGAAGTGGAGCTTGGAACGTCATTATCCTGTATTAGGACTCTGGTCTGATTCCTGTGGCGAGACACGTGTGCTTTCAGGAACTTTGCTGGATTTTGTCACCGTCTTTGCGTCCCCTTTTTGTCCAGGAGGACGTCTCCTCCCGCCGCACTGGTCTCAGCGTGACTCATGAGCATCAGAGAGACAGAGgagtgtgtaagtgtatgtCATTCTCTATCCTTGTCTCTGTCTCTTGcgttctatctctctctctccctccctcccttcctcgctctctcactcttggtcctcctcctcctcctcctctttcttcattttcttgctTGAGCCGTGGCCACGCGCTCGCCCAGTCCCTCGCTCTCGGCAGAGCACCTGCTGGGAGTGCGTCTCTCTCACCTGTCCACCTCCCCTCCTTTCTCTGCGGTCTCCTCAGGTCTCAGGTGGAGGGTGTGCCCTCACCTTTAACCAGGCACCATTTCCGCCGCAGGAAGACCCACGCTGGCAGCCCAGCCCCTCCCGCGGCTCAGCCTGGGCAGGAAGACCCTGGTGGGGGCCGCCGTGGGCGTCATgctggtcctggtcctggtcgTTCTCATCCCGGTGCTGGTGAGCACGGTGGGCGAAGACGCCGGCCACTACGAGATGCTGGGCACCTGCCGCATGGTGTGCGACCCGTACCAGGACAAAGGCGGCACCACGGTCGGCACCATCAGCACCAGCCTGCAGCAGGAGGCGGAGGCGCTGAGCGACCACAGCATGGGTCCCCCTCTGCCCACCTACGCCCACGGGCCGCAGGGCAAGCCTGGGCGACCTGGGAAACCTGGACCTCCAGGACCTCCTGGAGAACCTGGCCCCCCAGGGCCAATGGGACCTCCGGGTGACCGGGCTGAGGTGGAGCGAACCGGGATTTTAACGCTGGGGGGACGGCTGAGCACCACCAGCTACTCCACTGTCCCCCGCGTGGCTTTTTACGCCGGCCTCAGGAACCCGCAGGAGGGCTACGACATCTTGAAGTTCGACGACGTGGTGACCAACCTTGGGGGGAACTACGACCCGGCCGTGGGCAAGTTTCTCTGCAAGATACCCGGCACTTACTTCTTCACCTACAACGTGCTGATGAGAGGCGGGGACGGGACAAGCATGTGGGCTGACCTGTGCAAAAACGGGCAGGTGAGTGACGACCTCAGCTTGGCTGATGAGGCGTGACTTTAGTGAGACGTGTTTTCTGAGGAAGCATGAGATGGACAGTCAAGAGGAAACAGCTACAGATGAAATCAAATTTTAAATCCTAGCGATGTATAAGACAAATAAACTCACAGCTTCCACTGGTTGCGACGCTTCTGTACCCAGCTGCCCCTGCATGGGCCAGGGGCTTGTTAGGGTTTCACCAAAGTGCAGTGACTGATCGGAATATGCACACTTACTCACACTCACGAAAACAAGAATGCGAGCTGGATGTTTAGAGCACAGGctacacaccaacaaacaagGCAAATATGTCAGAATTTATCACGGAAAGAGGTTGGTGTATGGTTGAAAATTCCGGTCCGGAGTTTGTTGTTGACTGCATGTGTTCCTGATTTCCAGATTGTATATCCATATGTTGCTCTGTATAAATCTACCCTGGTTGTGACTTGTCCTTGTTGGATCAGGGTAACATGCCCTGTCTTGGAATTAATCCCCTGTATTTGTAAATCATACCATTGCATCTTCTGTTTCCTGCTGGCACAGATTGGCACAACATGGTAtaagaacacatttaaaaatcaatggtggcctagcggttaaggaagcggccccgtaatcagaaggttgcagtatcaaatcccgatcagccaagatgccactgagcaaagcaccgtccccacacactggtccctaggcgcctgtcatggctgcccactgctcaccaagggtgatggttaaaagaggACACATCTCATTGTGTGCATCAAGTTGAATAATATCATGTAATTCAactttcatttaataataaaaatggctgCACATGTCAAAAGTTCAGATGTCCTTGGAAGGTCTATTTATAACCTCAAAGTTTTCCTTC
Coding sequences within it:
- the LOC114784290 gene encoding C1q-related factor-like, with the protein product MLVLVLVVLIPVLVSTVGEDAGHYEMLGTCRMVCDPYQDKGGTTVGTISTSLQQEAEALSDHSMGPPLPTYAHGPQGKPGRPGKPGPPGPPGEPGPPGPMGPPGDRAEVERTGILTLGGRLSTTSYSTVPRVAFYAGLRNPQEGYDILKFDDVVTNLGGNYDPAVGKFLCKIPGTYFFTYNVLMRGGDGTSMWADLCKNGQVRASAIAQDQDQSYDYASNSVVLHLDAGDEIFIKLDGGKAHGGNSNKYSTFSGFILFAD